Proteins encoded in a region of the Suncus etruscus isolate mSunEtr1 chromosome X unlocalized genomic scaffold, mSunEtr1.pri.cur SUPER_X_unloc_1, whole genome shotgun sequence genome:
- the LOC126000515 gene encoding zinc finger protein 560-like, whose product MGPHCVISCPQDMVTFPDVALSFSPEEWLCLNAFQRKLYRDVMLETYEHLQAVGHCGVKPVLISWLDGGDLEVLPRDMSAGSLSDSTWSYSWPRASVITLGGLERHSGMPGIELGSATCKANTLLALLSFWTTQIDFLSVILNHS is encoded by the exons GACATGGTGACCTTCCCTGATGTGGCCCTGAGTTTCTCCCCGGAGGAGTGGCTATGCCTGAATGCCTTTCAGAGAAAACTCTACAGagacgtgatgctggagacctatgAGCACCTGCAGGCAGTAG GTCATTGTGGGGTGAAGCCTGTGCTGATCTCTTGGTTGGACGGAGGAGACCTGGAAGTGCTGCCGAGAGACATGTCTGCAG GTTCACTCAGTGATAGTacttggagttactcctggccccgtgcttcagtaatcactcttggtgggctggaGAGGCAttctggaatgccaggaattgaacttgggtcagccacttgcaaggcaaacaccctccttgctttgctttctttttggaCCACTCAGATAGACTTTTTGTCTGTAATTTTAAACCATTCATGA